Proteins encoded together in one Diabrotica undecimpunctata isolate CICGRU chromosome 3, icDiaUnde3, whole genome shotgun sequence window:
- the LOC140435810 gene encoding uncharacterized protein, with product MFKLLLVCVIASMASAKPGGLGYGGYSGLGHYGVLPAATSYSSRVDVHHTPVVAKTYVAPLVSYSTPLVTSYGLGHGYGHGLGYGYGIGHGYGLGHGYAGLGHGYSLGGYGHGW from the exons atgttcaaattgttGTTAGTTTGTGTTATCGCGTCAATGGCTTCAGCTAAACCTGGTGGTTTAGGATATGGTGGCTACAGTGGACTTGGCCATTACGGAGTCCTACCAGCAGCTACCAGTTATAG ttCCAGGGTTGATGTTCACCATACACCTGTAGTCGCAAAAACCTACGTTGCACCACTGGTCAGCTACAGTACTCCCTTAGTAACCTCCTATGGATTGGGTCACGGATACGGACATGGTTTAGGATATGGTTATGGTATAGGACACGGTTATGGTCTAGGTCACGGCTACGCAGGATTGGGCCATGG